From one Natronorubrum sediminis genomic stretch:
- a CDS encoding queuosine precursor transporter, whose translation MTQSDSHSQTPPAPSITQVALIGLFVTALVTAQVTASKVLAFPMPVSLPITGAELVLPGAALAYALTFLASDCYAELYGRRAAQVVVNVAFAMNFVVLLLIWSTIAAPADVSSIDPEMFEAVLGASTNIVLGSLFAYVVSQNWDVIIFHRIRDHTGREKLWLRNIASTASSQAIDTVIFVAIAFSLSPALLGVGPSLGASEVLALMVGQYLLKLAIAVVDTPIVYAVVAFVRARNRGAADDPSPS comes from the coding sequence ATGACCCAGTCGGATTCGCACTCGCAGACGCCCCCAGCGCCCTCGATTACGCAGGTCGCGCTGATCGGGCTCTTCGTGACGGCGTTGGTGACGGCGCAGGTGACGGCCTCGAAAGTACTCGCGTTTCCCATGCCCGTTTCACTCCCGATTACCGGTGCAGAGTTGGTCTTGCCCGGCGCAGCGCTCGCGTACGCGTTGACGTTCTTGGCCAGCGACTGCTACGCGGAACTCTACGGCCGTCGGGCCGCACAGGTCGTCGTCAACGTCGCCTTCGCGATGAACTTCGTCGTGCTCCTCCTCATCTGGTCGACGATTGCGGCCCCGGCCGACGTCTCGAGCATCGACCCGGAGATGTTCGAAGCCGTCCTGGGCGCGTCGACGAACATCGTCCTCGGCAGCCTCTTTGCCTACGTCGTGAGCCAGAACTGGGACGTGATTATCTTCCACCGAATTCGGGACCACACGGGTCGGGAGAAGCTCTGGCTTCGAAACATCGCGTCGACGGCGAGCAGCCAGGCGATCGACACGGTCATCTTTGTCGCGATCGCGTTCTCGCTCTCGCCAGCCCTACTCGGCGTCGGCCCGAGCCTGGGTGCGAGTGAAGTGCTCGCCTTGATGGTCGGTCAGTACCTGTTGAAACTCGCGATTGCCGTCGTCGATACGCCGATCGTCTACGCCGTGGTGGCGTTCGTTCGCGCTCGCAATCGAGGGGCCGCCGACGACCCCTCGCCGAGTTGA
- a CDS encoding cold-shock protein, with amino-acid sequence MAKGNVDFFNDTGGYGFIETDDADDDVFFHMEDVGGPDLEEGTEIEFDIEQAPKGPRATNVTRL; translated from the coding sequence ATGGCGAAAGGAAACGTTGATTTCTTCAACGACACAGGCGGCTACGGTTTCATTGAGACGGACGACGCAGACGACGACGTTTTCTTCCACATGGAAGACGTTGGCGGTCCGGACCTCGAAGAAGGTACAGAGATCGAATTCGACATCGAACAGGCCCCAAAAGGCCCCCGCGCCACCAACGTCACCCGCCTGTAA